In Hermetia illucens chromosome 1, iHerIll2.2.curated.20191125, whole genome shotgun sequence, one genomic interval encodes:
- the LOC119646173 gene encoding superoxide dismutase [Cu-Zn] isoform X2 — translation MVPALFVINLLNMHLTSTFCNPTGELLGNSFPPPDVQIIMGTQYTKTEQMVMPLIPGSPQGYLPYPVPTWRASAYLMSESGDETLRGVVLFHQFSPSHFIQVTVNLTGMPPGKHAIHIHSFGDISRGCQSTGTHMPSNFVGNIEAKDDGIVSVIFYSPYLIMFGFNGIVGRSVVIHSNPIDQSRHPAVFSSTIMMVPVNKMPHPSEENILGKPLMCGVITVTNNREK, via the exons ATGGTGCCTGCACTATTTGTGATAAATTTACTGAACATGCACTTAACATCGACGTTTTGTAATCCCACGGGCGAACTACTAGGGAATAGTTTTCCACCACCAGACGTTCAAATTATCATGGGGACGCAATATACAAAAACTGAGCAAATGGTTATGCCCTTAATTCCAGGGAGCCCCCAGGGGTATTTACCATAT CCTGTTCCAACCTGGAGAGCTTCAGCGTATCTGATGTCTGAGTCAGGGGACGAAACATTGAGAGGAGTTGTCTTATTTCATCAGTTCAGtcctagccatttcattcaggtCACGGTTAACTTAACAGGGATGCCACCGGGAAAGCATGCTATACATATCCATTCTTTTGGAGACATAAGTCGAGGATGTCAATCAACTGGAACGCATATGCCGAGTAACTTT GTAGGGAATATTGAAGCAAAAGACGACGGTATCGTTTCGGTAATATTTTACAGCCCTTATCTCATCATGTTTGGGTTCAACGGCATAGTAGGTCGATCTGTAGTGATCCATTCAAACCCAATAGACCAGAGTCGTCATCCAGCTGTATTCTCATCAACTATTATGATGGTGCCGGTAAATAAAATGCCGCATCCAAGTGAAGAAAACATACTAGGTAAGCCACTGATGTGTGGTGTAATCACAGTAACGAACAATCGCGAAAAATAA
- the LOC119646172 gene encoding splicing factor 3B subunit 4, protein MAAGPIAERNQDATIYVGGLDDKVSESLLWELFVQAGPVVNVHMPKDRVTQMHQGYGFVEFLSEEDADYAIKIMNMIKLYGKPIRVNKASAHQKNLDVGANIFIGNLDPEVDEKLLYDTFSAFGVILQTPKIMRDPETGNSKGFAFINFASFEASDAAMDAMNGQYLCNRPISVSYAFKKDSKGERHGSAAERLLAAQNPLSHADRPHQLFADAPVPQMMPVGMGQIMPPPLMAPPPPPSTPGMLPPPPPVPPPASGPFPSSVPPPPLPPMPSNQPPLPPPVGMPPPPRMMPPPPWQVGGAAPPPPTLANGMPAPGGARPPPPNWRPPPPGFHRPPFPPRPMPPPPFPGDGFQY, encoded by the exons atGGCTGCAGGGCCAATCGCTGAAAGGAATCAAG ATGCCACGATATACGTAGGCGGTCTTGACGATAAGGTGTCTGAATCTTTGTTGTGGGAATTATTTGTGCAAGCTGGGCCAGTAG TGAACGTACATATGCCAAAAGACCGAGTTACGCAAATGCATCAAGGTTACGGATTTGTCGAGTTTCTAAGCGAAGAAGATGCCGACTATGCTATAAAAATTATGAATATGATAAAGTTATATGGAAAACCGATTCGTGTTAACAAGGCATCTGCTCATCAAAAGAATCTGGACGTCGGAGCAAATATCTTTATAGGAAATTTAGATCCCGAGGTTGATGAGAAGCTTCTATACGACACATTCTCTGCTTTTGGTGTAATTTTGCAAACGCCAAAGATTATGCGGGATCCCGAGACCGGCAATTCAAAAGGATTCGCGTTTATTAATTTTGCAAGCTTTGAAGCATCGGATGCAGCAATGGATGCAATGAACGGGCAATATTTGTGTAATCGACCGATTTCTGTTTCATATGCGTTCAAGAAAGATTCAAAAGGAGAAAGGCACGGTTCAGCTGCTGAACGTTTGCTTGCTGCTCAGAATCCATTATCCCATGCGGATCGCCCGCATCAACTGTTCGCGGACGCTCCAGTGCCTCAAATGATGCCGGTGGGAATGGGCCAAATAATGCCTCCACCACTTATGGCTCCACCGCCCCCACCTTCGACACCAGGCATGTTACCTCCACCCCCACCGGTTCCACCGCCAGCATCAGGACCTTTCCCATCTTCTGTACCTCCACCGCCACTCCCTCCAATGCCGTCAAATCAACCTCCTCTTCCTCCACCAGTTGGCATGCCGCCGCCACCGCGTATGATGCCGCCACCACCATGGCAAGTAGGCGGCGCTGCTCCACCACCTCCAACACTTGCAAATGGAATGCCAGCTCCTGGGGGTGCAAGGCCACCACCACCTAACTGGCGGCCTCCGCCACCTGGATTTCACAGACCACCATTCCCACCACGACCTATGCCGCCACCACCATTTCCAGGTGACGGATTTCAATATTAA
- the LOC119646173 gene encoding superoxide dismutase [Cu-Zn] isoform X1 produces MVPALFVINLLNMHLTSTFCNPTGELLGNSFPPPDVQIIMGTQYTKTEQMVMPLIPGSPQGYLPYPVPTWRASAYLMSESGDETLRGVVLFHQFSPSHFIQVTVNLTGMPPGKHAIHIHSFGDISRGCQSTGTHMPSNFVRSFNVGNIEAKDDGIVSVIFYSPYLIMFGFNGIVGRSVVIHSNPIDQSRHPAVFSSTIMMVPVNKMPHPSEENILGKPLMCGVITVTNNREK; encoded by the exons ATGGTGCCTGCACTATTTGTGATAAATTTACTGAACATGCACTTAACATCGACGTTTTGTAATCCCACGGGCGAACTACTAGGGAATAGTTTTCCACCACCAGACGTTCAAATTATCATGGGGACGCAATATACAAAAACTGAGCAAATGGTTATGCCCTTAATTCCAGGGAGCCCCCAGGGGTATTTACCATAT CCTGTTCCAACCTGGAGAGCTTCAGCGTATCTGATGTCTGAGTCAGGGGACGAAACATTGAGAGGAGTTGTCTTATTTCATCAGTTCAGtcctagccatttcattcaggtCACGGTTAACTTAACAGGGATGCCACCGGGAAAGCATGCTATACATATCCATTCTTTTGGAGACATAAGTCGAGGATGTCAATCAACTGGAACGCATATGCCGAGTAACTTTGTGCGTTCGTTTAAC GTAGGGAATATTGAAGCAAAAGACGACGGTATCGTTTCGGTAATATTTTACAGCCCTTATCTCATCATGTTTGGGTTCAACGGCATAGTAGGTCGATCTGTAGTGATCCATTCAAACCCAATAGACCAGAGTCGTCATCCAGCTGTATTCTCATCAACTATTATGATGGTGCCGGTAAATAAAATGCCGCATCCAAGTGAAGAAAACATACTAGGTAAGCCACTGATGTGTGGTGTAATCACAGTAACGAACAATCGCGAAAAATAA